In Janthinobacterium sp. J1-1, a single genomic region encodes these proteins:
- the fumC gene encoding class II fumarate hydratase codes for MSSRIERDSFGPIDVPAGQLWGAQTQRSLEHFHISTEKMPPELIAALATVKRAAAHVNLGLGLLGGDKAVAITQAADEVLAGQHATEFPLAVWQTGSGTQSNMNMNEVLANRGSELMGGLRGAERLLHPNDDVNLGQSSNDIFPTAIHVAAALAVANTVLPPLRQLRATLEAKSAAFADIVKIGRTHLQDATPLTLGQEFSGYAAQLEFAEHIIEASLPPLLQLAAGGTAVGTGLNAHAEFADRIAAELAQLTGQPFASAGNKFAALAAHDALVAAHGALKTLATALMKIANDVRWMASGPRSGLGEITIPENEPGSSIMPGKVNPTQCEALTMLCCQVFGNDVAITVGGASGNFELNVFKPLIAHNFLQSARLLGDGMRSFDEHCAHGIEPNRERIAELMERSLMLVTALAPHIGYDRAAQIAKQAQHEGTTLKEAALGLGFVTEEQFAEWIVPLDMTRPNKS; via the coding sequence ATGAGCAGCAGAATCGAACGCGACAGTTTCGGCCCGATCGACGTACCCGCCGGTCAATTATGGGGAGCGCAGACCCAGCGCTCGCTCGAGCACTTCCATATTTCCACGGAAAAGATGCCGCCCGAACTGATCGCCGCGCTGGCCACCGTCAAGCGCGCGGCCGCCCACGTCAACCTGGGCCTCGGCTTGCTCGGCGGCGACAAGGCCGTCGCCATCACCCAGGCGGCCGACGAAGTACTGGCCGGCCAGCATGCGACCGAATTTCCGCTGGCCGTCTGGCAGACGGGCTCTGGCACGCAAAGCAATATGAACATGAATGAAGTGCTGGCCAACCGGGGTTCCGAACTGATGGGCGGACTGCGTGGCGCCGAGCGCCTGCTGCACCCGAACGACGACGTCAACCTGGGCCAGTCCTCGAACGATATCTTCCCCACCGCCATCCACGTGGCCGCCGCGCTGGCAGTCGCCAACACGGTATTGCCGCCGCTGCGCCAGCTGCGCGCGACATTGGAAGCCAAATCCGCCGCCTTTGCCGACATCGTCAAGATCGGCCGTACGCACTTGCAGGACGCCACGCCATTGACCCTGGGCCAGGAATTCTCGGGCTACGCGGCTCAGCTGGAGTTTGCCGAACACATCATCGAGGCGTCGCTGCCGCCGCTGCTGCAACTGGCGGCCGGCGGCACGGCGGTGGGCACGGGCCTGAACGCCCATGCCGAATTTGCCGACCGCATCGCCGCCGAGCTGGCGCAGCTGACGGGCCAGCCATTTGCCAGCGCCGGCAACAAGTTTGCCGCCCTCGCCGCCCACGACGCGCTGGTGGCCGCCCATGGCGCGCTGAAAACCCTGGCCACGGCGCTGATGAAGATCGCCAACGACGTGCGCTGGATGGCGTCCGGCCCCCGCTCGGGCCTCGGTGAAATCACGATCCCCGAAAACGAACCGGGCAGCTCCATCATGCCGGGCAAGGTCAATCCGACCCAGTGCGAAGCGCTGACCATGCTGTGCTGCCAGGTGTTCGGCAACGACGTGGCCATCACGGTGGGCGGCGCCTCGGGCAATTTCGAGCTGAACGTGTTCAAGCCGCTGATCGCGCACAATTTCCTGCAAAGCGCGCGCCTGCTCGGCGACGGCATGCGCAGCTTTGACGAGCATTGTGCGCACGGCATCGAACCGAACCGCGAACGCATCGCCGAACTGATGGAACGTTCGCTGATGCTGGTCACGGCGCTGGCGCCGCATATCGGCTACGACCGCGCGGCGCAGATCGCCAAGCAGGCGCAGCACGAAGGTACGACGCTGAAGGAAGCGGCACTGGGCCTGGGTTTCGTAACGGAAGAGCAATTTGCCGAGTGGATCGTGCCACTGGACATGACGCGCCCGAACAAAAGTTAA
- a CDS encoding RNA-binding S4 domain-containing protein codes for MQKTSFDLTSEFVELNQLLKLVGLCDSGGAGKVMVDSGVVKVDGKKELRKTAKIRAGQVVSVADIRITVVAPA; via the coding sequence ATGCAAAAAACAAGCTTTGATTTGACATCCGAGTTCGTCGAGCTGAACCAGCTGCTCAAGCTGGTCGGCTTGTGCGACAGCGGCGGCGCGGGCAAGGTCATGGTCGACAGCGGCGTGGTCAAGGTCGACGGCAAGAAGGAATTGCGCAAGACGGCCAAGATCCGTGCCGGCCAGGTGGTCAGCGTGGCCGATATCCGCATTACCGTGGTGGCACCCGCCTGA